The following is a genomic window from Sander vitreus isolate 19-12246 unplaced genomic scaffold, sanVit1 ctg273_0, whole genome shotgun sequence.
ACATAGAAAaatcacgcagctgacacgcaactgAAACGCCACGCTCAAAAACGctggtttttgtctttgttgtgaGCCCTGATTGTTCCTTGTTGGGAGATCCTATTTTGCTGCATGTACACAGAAATGTTATTGGAATATTCATatattagccatgtaaacagcttagaggAATAATGTCTTTatcagaataagggcaaaaaccagaATATTGTGCATGTAAAGATAgtcactgttgcactaaatgacatgtttcttcatcaccatgaacacacactgtagttcattcacaaatactcactagagcaccagaTGAAAATAGTCCCTAATAAAGTCATTATTTCCTTATGTTAGTTTGATAGAAAGTGAGCAGCTGAACTGTTCTGTGTTCTCCTCTAACGGATGTTTCTAGTGATGGAGACATAGAAGACCAGCTGTACCTTTCTTCCTGTTTGATTTCTTGTCTTTGATCACTATTTGTCCGTAAGAGACGTCTTCTGTTCTCACTCCAGAGTAGATTGCAGCAGGATCGCTCTCTGGAAAAGAAATGACATTgattatttaacttttactacTATCAATAATACTATTGTCCATAGTATTGGAAAAGGACTTAATAGTTGATACATTTTAGCAGCAAATTTCaggatatacagtatctcacaaaagtgagtacacccctcacattttagtaaatatttcattatatcttttaatgggacaacactgtagaaattacactttgctacaatgtaaagtattaagtgtacagcttgtataacagtgtaaatttgctgtcccctcaaaataactcaacacacagccattaatgtctaaaccgctggcaactaaagtcagtacacccctatgttagattcccatagaggcaggcagacttttatttttgaaaggccagttatttcatggatccaggatactatgcatcctgataaagttcccttggtccccacatcatcacatacccttcaccataccccccccccatcatcacatacccttcaccataccccccacatcatcacatacccttcaccataccccccacatcatcacatacccttcaccataccccccacatcatcacataccccttcaccataccccccacatcatcacatacccttcaccataccccccacatcatcacatacccttcaccataccccccacatcatcacatacccttcaccatacccccccacatcatcacatacccttcaccatacccccacatcatcacatacccttcaccatacccccccccatcatcacatacccttcaccatacctagagattggcatggggtactttagAGGACAGATCTAAGTACAGCTGAAAACACTCGGCGTGCAtagtctatatatatacatatatcatgtTTTAAAAACCACATTTGGAGGTGGTTTAGGCCGCGTGTCCAGTGAGGACAGGAATGTGTCCTGGGCCACATTAGGGCCGCCTACTCAACTGTGAGCAGAACTACGCAAAGTACTTCTCATGCCAGAAACCACTAAATCATGTGTTTAGGATGTTAATATCATAATGTTAttgatgtgtctgtgtttgttaatGTTAGTTTTAGTAAAATGTCCAATTTCACCAATATGAAGGATATTACTCCAGATATTCCTGCTCCTACGTCATCTCCTTTAGTTATTTCTTAGTCTTGCATCGGCAGAGTTACACAGCGTTGTTTTTGCTACGGAGAAAACTGGCAAACTCAACTCAGCCGCTGTGAAATGGCTTCATTTCCTATaaattcttcacaataaaagcctccccattattttcttatttaaatgcttttattatgaaatgGCAAAATCAGGAAATGTCAGGTCTTCTTCAGCAGTAACATAACACGACACTGACAACTGACATTAAtcaacacatgctcacacacaaccAGCCTGTACGCAAACAGTAACAGGGCTGTACACAGACATTTTGGGGGGCGGGGGCTTCAGGGAAATTAAGGGCAAATGATTAATAAATGATTATATATTTATCTGACACTAacccttttttaaacaaaatggtAAATATATTATCACAACTCAAACCTCCTTACCATTTCTTTTCATTCCCTCTACACTCCTGTTACTGTTTAATACTCAACACataataatacacataataatacacataatactCACACAGAGGGCTTTAGTATTCACTAGGTCCATCACAAGAGCGAGAGGCATGTTTTCTATGCTACTAGTTTCGCGTACATTATATATTTAGAAGAACTGACTGCACCAAGGAGAGGGACATCGTTTCACCAATAACttgtttattttgcacatgGCAATTAATTCTAATTTCtgatcatttttttcaaatgcagcgccgCCTTCCCACAATGCTTTGCATGCACGTTGAAGTCGCTTGACATCACCCAGAGGAATAGAGTGGAGCTGgagctcctcctccttccttctaAATCCCCCTTTCTTTATTTGGCATTGTGTTGggatttttaaatactttttgttTCACAAGTAAGATAACCTTCAGCTTCACACAGCCAGAATACTGAATTACCTGAAGACATTAATGTATCGatcaaaatgattattattagagagagagagagtgagggagagagacagagacagacagagacagacagagacagagacagagagacagagagagagagacagagagagagagacagagagagagagagagagagagagacagagagagagagagagagagagagagagagggagaggccaGCCGGCATTGGAACTCTGAAATCTCCCGACCTGATGTTTCAATTTTCTattcaataaatgtatttgtttggcaggaaagctaatataaatataaatgtctatattcatttatttttttaaataaagcgTCCTGGAGAAAGGCCCTTTCTCTGTAGGAAGATAACAGGAAGCTGCTCAAGCCCTTTTTGATGTCTATGTGTGCTTAAATGGAAATGATGTGCATGTTTATTTGCAATTAGAGCGGGGAAGTGAGGTCGATCAGGACACATTTGGAGAAAGATTCTGCTGCCAggtgggaacacacacacacctggagctGTGTACTAGTGATCAGATCACTCAGACCAGATGTTAAAGGTCAGAACGAGACCTTAGACACTCACAGACCCTCATTGGTGTACTGTAAGTGATCATAACGTACAAAGGTATGTAAATCTTCATTGATATGATCTTTGTTTTATTAACAGTCCTGCAGTGAAGCGTGTGCAGACCACACTCAGCTGAAGGGTTGCTATGAGAAAGAGGAACCTGGACGACCACAGAGCTGTTGGAGCTGTTTAACCACAGGGTACACAACACCCACACTCTCATGACAAGCACCACACCCTATCATCTACTAATAGACTAATAGATCTTACACTGACACTGTTGTGgacttaaaacatttaattagtttttaaaatatccCTATTTTATAAAATGCTATTTTCCCAAAACGTCCTCTCAGGACATTAAACCAAGATCACACACACCATCCCTCAGATTCTTctgaaaatcaataaaaaccaTCTTTACCTCTGCTccgtctgattggctgctgcaggtcacgtgaTATGGTGACATCACTGTATGTGACGTCATCATCTCCAGCTTCTACTTCAGCTGAAATGAACCAAAGTTAACATCAATTTCAATCAGTTTATCCATTAAAGATGGAAACATGAGGAAGATTATGTGATTGGACCAAAAGGTCCGGAGCATGCTAAAGGGCCCTGGTGGTGAGGATGGTTTGTCAACAACAGAATAGTGATTCATAAGAATCCTAAGAGACGTTTGACTtgaagaaacaggtgtttgAACACTTTTCACAACACaattctgaaactgaaaatattaACAGGAAATGTTGATTTGGAACTGCAGCGCAATATGAGTCTAACTAGACTAACCTCTAGGTTTCCTACGGATGCGTCGTCTCAccaggagaaccaggagaaccaggagaaccAGGACACCGACTGAAACAGCAGACCCCAACACAAGGGgaagagagaaggggggaggAGTAGTGGTGGAGCCAGAGGTGGTGGAGGTTGTAGGAGGACTTGTAGTCGTGGTTTTCtctaaaatgaacaaaaaatatttaattaaaagcATAGAAATAAAAGTAAGTAGATAACACGTTCAGCTATTTCACTGTTCCTCCTTTTTTCTGTGAAGCTTTAGACTTCTAACTTCCCTGTTGTGCATGATGTTTGTAACTGAGCGAATTCCCTTGGTCTAGTTAGAGGAAGAAATATAATATAAGTATTAAAGGTCCTTACAGATATGTATAACGAATGTCTGAACAGTGGCTCTATGGGGGAATCCTTTAATCAGGGTGCAATGTGTCTACTTTATAAGAAAGGTGATGAAAATGACATTGATAACTATAGACATCTGACTATAATGAACACTGATTATAAAATATTAGCCAAAGTAATTGTGAATAGATTAAATGATATATCAGATAAAATTATAGAAAAAGAATAAACGTGTGCCATAAAAGGTTATTTAATGTGGGACAATCTCTGCACACTGAGATAAATGATGAATAAATCTGATTAAAAGAAGACTTCTATATAATCGGGCTGGACCAAAAAAAAAGCCTTCGATTATTTTTGCAGAGACTTTCTATAATGGAGTCTTATGGCCTTCCAGAAACCTTTATTCATTTGACCAGATGTCTGTATGTAaaatctagtgtgtgtgtgaatgtaaacGGTGTTCTAACAGAGCCCTTTAATGTGGAGCGAGGGGTGAAACAGGGCTGCCCTCTGAGTGCTGCTCTATACATCCTGGCCATCAGCCCCCTAATTAAAACCATTAACTCAGAGAGTCTCATATCTGGTACACACGTTGGGCTCGCGCCCAAAGTTACTGCCATGGCGTACGCAGACGATGTCACAGTTGTTATAAAAACACAGATGGAGATGGATGTGTTAACTAATCACCTGGACTTGTGTGAACTAGCTTCTGGCGCTAAGTTAAACCATGATAAAACAGAGGGTGTTTGGATGTGTTTGAGAGTAAGAAACAGGAAGGAGTGGTGAAGGCGGAGGTTGGAGGAGGACTTGTAGTCGTGGGTTTCTctaaaatgaacacaaaatgatttaattaaaaGCATAGAAATAAAAGTAAGTAGATAACACGTTTAAGGCTGCTTCCACACCGTGTTAACCcaaccctggagcgtttggtcAGAACATTTCATTGGTTTGGGGGGGTGTGAGAGCTTATTCAAACTCTGGTGCAGACCAAATAACACaactctggtccgcttgaaTACGGAGGTCTCGAAGTGCTCAAGATTTTGGTTACTTCATGTGAGAACgtaatcagacacacacaggaagtgacCCAGAAACCAATGCATTAACTAGCCTGTAATTTCCACCTTGCGCACAATTTACAGACGTATAAATGATTCAAGTGACGATAACTTTCAGATCTATAACCTGCAATgaccacatcatcatcatcatcatcatcatcatctcaaaGACCAGTTTTGGTGCATGTCTACAGAACTGTAGGTGTGAAAGATGAATGATGACCTTTAACCTCCTCACCTGTGACAGAGACCCAGCTGGATGGAGACTCTCCAACACTGCTGATGTAGACACTTGTAGAGGCCTTCATCAGACCTGGAAACATGGTGGATGGTCATGTGACCTGCAGGCTCAGTCCTGATGAAGGAGCCATCTTTATAGAAATCAGCTGTGAGGTTGGAGGACGTCTTTGTTTTACAGTGCAGAGTGAGGTCTTCTCCCTCCGTCACAGGGAGGACAGGACTCTGCAGGATCACTGGTCCATctgaacacagagacaaactacAGCAtgtcatccatccacacacagcttcatcaaTACTGACTCCACAGTCTGATCTTACCAGTGACAGTGATGTTGATGCTGTTACTGGTTGCTCCCTCTCTGGACTCACACCAGTAAACTCCACTGTTCCATGGGGTCATGTAGCTGATGTTACAGGAAGAACCAGCAGGTCTTCCCCAGCCATCTCCACACTGAGTCCTGGTGTCTCTGGTTGTGTTCCTCCTCAGAGTCCATCCAGCAGAGCTGTCGTCCTCCTCACAGCTCAGAGAGACAGGCTGTCCTCTAAACATCTGAGAGCTGCTGGGACTCACAGTCAGAGAGgctggagggaggagggaagaaagaaACATGCAGTTATATATGTTGATTTGCATTATTATTAGACTTATTTAGTCCACATTCCTTATATTCATACTTTCTCATTGTCCTCTCCTCTGTGATTCAGGCAGTGAGCTGAAaaactctttgtgtgtgtcttcataTTGAACTCTTAAAGTTAGTGTTAAACACACAGCAGAATATCTGGCTACATGTCTTACTATCATATTTAATCTCTTTATTAATACTTTTGCTAAAATTCAGAGAGGCAGCAACATATGACCTACAGGAATATACAGAGTCTGTCATTGGCTACATGAATAAATgcattgatgatgtgactgtgGTTAAAACCATCAAGAGGTGTGCCAATCAGAAACCTTGGCTAACTAAGGACGTTTGTTCACTGCTTAGAGCCCAGAATGATGCTTTTACATTTGGGGACAATGCAGCATATGAACTGGGAATTCTTTTAAGGACTATGCAGAGCAAATGAAAGATTATTTTGCAGACAATTGAAACATCTCGCTCAGACAGGCAGTAGTGCCCAACTACCTCAAAAGTGCCGCCATCTGTCCCGAAGAAGTCCAACCCAGCCTGTCTCAGTGATTTCTGCCCTGTGGCTCTAACACCCATACTAATGATGTGTTTTGAGCGGCTGGTCTTGCAGCATATGAAAAACTATCTCCCTGCTAACCTGGACCCACTACAGCTTGCTTATAGAACTAACCGGTCCACGGAGGATGAAGTCTCCACTACGCTCCACCTTGTACTGCCGCACCTAATTAAATTAGAAGGGGAAACCACACAAACTTGTAGGAGGTAGTCGCATTTGTGCAAAAGGAAATAGCTGTTAATTGACAGATGCAAGGCCATCGATGTTTACACCTGCATGTAATACAGAAAGAATGTGTTGTATCACAAGACACAATAAGACAGTTGATCAAGTTGATTGATCCTGTAGGTGTGGAGCTTACGTTGACGAGGCGTCTGAGAAGTTTATTCTTGTCATTTTGATTTTATCCcttaaaataatatttcaataaatcttcctcctcctgtttttttttttcttacgcTCGGCAAAGTTTGACCTTattgtcaaaaatgtattttaacttCATTTTCAACACTTCGACATTGTCTcctcattttctttccttttgccTGGCTCTAATACCCCACCGTAGTTCCCCTCCTCAAACAGTGTCTGAAACTCTAACCTTTCTAATCATCAGTGAGTTAATAACTTTTCAGCCGTCACAAAAGTGTACTGACCTTGGTTTGTTGTGCAGCTCAGCAGTGAGATCAGAACTGAAGAGAAATGGACCTCAGgttagtttaatatgcaacacgACATCAAAACAGAGCTCTGGTTTGAATGCACCGAAAAACAACTATGCGTTAATATTAGATAAATATCGGGAAAAAACAATCAAAGTTTATACTCTCTTGTCGTAATCAATCTCGATGCTGAATTCAGTCTTTGCATGAATCATCTTCAACTCACTGCTCTGTAAACAGCAGACATGTTTTAAAACTGATCTTTGAGACAAACCCTGACACATTAAGTTGAACTTacccagcagcagctgcagagatGGCTCCTCCATTTGAAATGTTGGTCATCTGAGATCAGCACATAATGTCTAACCAGTCACACCAAGTAAAGCCCTCCTCCTTCCTCGTCACATGTCACTGGTTTTCTGACAAGCAGTTTGCAGGAAAtagctttttttgtgtgttgtgtctttgtATTTCATACGTCAGAACATATTAAGTAAAAGATTAAATGGCctttaaaacatcaaaatgaACAATAAGGTTGTGCACAGCTGGACAGATGTCTCTGATGAACCTGCATGTGATTGAACTGTGAGAGGAAACCCAAACAGACACGAAGACAACATGTAACCTCTGAACACAATAAGACGGATTCACACCTAGACCTTAGTTATAAAtcaatctttatttatataacacatTTCATACATCCATTGACCTCTGTAAGGGTTACTGGCAAGTCCCCCTAACCCAGCAGTTTCAGGAACTGACTGCCTTCCGAACTCCCTGGGGGCTTTTTCAGTTTACGGTGTTACCATTTGGGTTGCATGGGGCTCCGGCAACGTTTCAAAGATTAATGGACCAGGTACTCTATGGATTGTCTGAGTTTGCTTG
Proteins encoded in this region:
- the LOC144513545 gene encoding LOW QUALITY PROTEIN: Fc receptor-like B (The sequence of the model RefSeq protein was modified relative to this genomic sequence to represent the inferred CDS: deleted 1 base in 1 codon), which codes for MEEPSLQLLLVLISLLSCTTNQASLTVSPSSSQMFRGQPVSLSCEEDDSSAGWTLRRNTTRDTRTQCGDGWGRPAGSSCNISYMTPWNSGVYWCESREGATSNSINITVTDGPVILQSPVLPVTEGEDLTLHCKTKTSSNLTADFYKDGSFIRTEPAGHMTIHHVSRSDEGLYKCYISSVGESPSSWVSVTEKTTTTSPPTTSTTSGSTTTPPPFSLPLVLGSAVSVGVLVLLVLLVLLVRRRIRRKPRAEVEAGDDDVTYSDVTISRDLQQPIRRSRESDPAAIYSGVRTEDVSYGQIVIKDKKSNRKK